One window from the genome of Haloprofundus halobius encodes:
- a CDS encoding glycoside hydrolase family 13 protein: MKETADATSEDADPAHVDRAWWKESVVYQIYPRSFNDSDGDGVGDIPGIVERLDYLDDLGIDIVWLNPVYESPNADNGYDIADYRSIMDEFGTMDDWERLLDGLHDRDIRLIMDLVVNHTSDEHAWFTKSRDPDSDYRDYYIWRHGRTDVDGFTGHEGPEHEAPPNEWGSFFGGPAWAYDDASEEWYMHLFDRKQPDLNWENPEVRDEVFEMMEWWLQKGIDGFRMDVINLVSKPESVTQHDPPHVHDDFDGTIDGPKVHEYLGEMGDRVLADRDVFTVGEMIGQEMPMEEALQYVGEDGDGLDTLFHFDHVLLDQGEHIWDYHEYDLTELKRVFTRWQNGLFPDGWNSLYLSNHDQPRLVSRFGNDGEYRVESAKLLATLLFTLRGTPYVFQGAEIGMTNYPFESLSEFRDVETINPVRDALDSGHVGSFEEIKGGLRENSRDNARTPVQWSDDENAGFTDGEPWINVNPNYREINVEAAREDPASVWHHYRRLVDVRKSTDVLVYGEYDLHYPDHDRLWAYTRTLGDETALVVLNFADRKTAFELPESVRAAVDDTTAELLVSNYEAADGPPVEHDVDALALRPWESRVYRLG, translated from the coding sequence GTGAAGGAGACAGCAGACGCGACGAGCGAGGACGCCGACCCCGCGCACGTCGACCGGGCGTGGTGGAAGGAGTCGGTCGTCTACCAGATCTACCCGCGGAGTTTCAACGACAGCGACGGCGACGGCGTCGGCGACATCCCCGGAATCGTCGAGAGACTCGACTACCTCGACGACCTCGGCATCGACATCGTCTGGCTCAACCCGGTGTACGAGTCGCCGAACGCGGACAACGGCTACGACATCGCCGACTACCGGTCGATCATGGACGAGTTCGGGACGATGGACGACTGGGAGCGGTTGCTCGACGGGCTTCACGACCGGGACATCCGGCTCATCATGGACCTGGTCGTCAACCACACCTCCGACGAGCACGCGTGGTTCACGAAGTCGCGCGACCCCGACAGCGACTACCGCGACTACTACATCTGGCGACACGGTCGGACCGACGTCGACGGGTTCACCGGCCACGAGGGACCCGAGCACGAAGCGCCGCCGAACGAGTGGGGGTCGTTCTTCGGTGGCCCCGCGTGGGCGTACGACGACGCAAGCGAGGAGTGGTACATGCATCTGTTCGACCGCAAACAGCCGGACCTCAACTGGGAGAACCCCGAGGTGCGCGACGAGGTGTTCGAGATGATGGAGTGGTGGCTCCAGAAGGGCATCGACGGCTTCCGGATGGACGTCATCAACCTCGTCTCGAAACCCGAGAGCGTCACCCAGCACGACCCGCCGCACGTCCACGACGACTTCGACGGCACCATCGACGGCCCGAAGGTCCACGAGTATCTCGGCGAGATGGGCGACCGGGTGCTCGCCGACCGAGACGTGTTCACCGTCGGCGAGATGATCGGTCAGGAGATGCCGATGGAGGAGGCGCTCCAGTACGTCGGCGAGGACGGCGACGGCCTCGACACGCTGTTTCACTTCGACCACGTGCTGCTCGACCAGGGCGAGCACATCTGGGACTACCACGAGTACGACCTGACCGAACTGAAACGCGTCTTCACCCGCTGGCAGAACGGTCTCTTTCCCGACGGCTGGAACAGCCTCTATCTGAGCAACCACGACCAACCACGCCTCGTCTCGCGCTTCGGCAACGACGGCGAGTACCGCGTCGAGTCGGCGAAGCTTCTCGCGACGCTCCTCTTTACGCTCCGCGGGACGCCGTACGTCTTCCAAGGTGCCGAAATCGGGATGACGAACTACCCGTTCGAGTCGCTGTCGGAGTTCCGTGACGTGGAGACGATAAACCCCGTTCGCGACGCGCTCGACTCCGGCCACGTCGGGTCGTTCGAGGAGATAAAGGGCGGCCTGCGCGAGAACAGCCGTGACAACGCACGCACGCCGGTCCAGTGGTCCGACGACGAGAACGCCGGGTTCACCGACGGCGAGCCGTGGATAAACGTCAACCCGAACTACCGGGAGATAAACGTCGAGGCCGCTCGCGAGGATCCGGCATCGGTCTGGCACCACTACCGTCGGCTCGTCGACGTTCGAAAGAGCACCGACGTGCTCGTCTACGGCGAGTACGACCTCCACTACCCCGACCACGACCGCCTGTGGGCGTACACCCGAACGCTCGGCGACGAGACGGCGCTCGTCGTACTCAACTTCGCCGACCGGAAGACGGCGTTCGAACTCCCCGAGTCGGTCCGGGCTGCGGTCGACGACACCACCGCCGAACTGCTCGTCAGCAACTACGAGGCGGCCGACGGCCCACCGGTCGAACACGACGTCGACGCACTCGCGCTCCGCCCGTGGGAGAGTCGCGTCTACCGACTCGGCTGA
- a CDS encoding dolichyl-phosphate hexose transferase, with product MGTYNEEAAIESVLSDIDEVTDGRAEVVCVDGSSDRTPEIARERGARVICQQPQGYGVAVEAALTAASRPVIVTTDCDGTYPMEQLPQFLDAINDGYDVVSGDRLYHGAEAMPAFNRFGNAAFALLASALMGERVHDTTTGMRAYRREVVDDIEWTENTGLSAELLIRPLMRGYAVKELPIEYDERLGETKLDPLGGGAAIANSIVRVCLEER from the coding sequence ATGGGGACGTACAACGAGGAGGCGGCCATCGAGTCGGTGCTCTCGGACATCGACGAGGTGACCGACGGCCGCGCCGAGGTCGTCTGCGTCGACGGGTCGTCGGACCGGACACCCGAGATTGCTCGCGAACGCGGCGCGCGGGTCATCTGTCAGCAGCCGCAGGGGTACGGCGTCGCCGTCGAGGCGGCGCTGACGGCGGCCTCGCGGCCGGTCATCGTCACGACCGACTGCGACGGCACCTACCCGATGGAACAGCTCCCCCAGTTCCTCGACGCCATCAACGACGGCTACGACGTCGTGAGCGGCGACCGACTCTACCACGGCGCGGAGGCGATGCCCGCGTTCAACCGCTTCGGCAACGCCGCGTTCGCGCTGCTGGCGAGCGCGCTGATGGGCGAACGCGTCCACGACACGACGACGGGGATGCGCGCGTACCGCCGGGAGGTCGTCGACGACATCGAGTGGACCGAGAACACGGGGCTGTCGGCCGAACTGCTCATTCGCCCGCTGATGCGCGGCTACGCCGTGAAAGAACTGCCAATCGAGTACGACGAGCGACTCGGCGAGACGAAACTCGACCCGCTCGGCGGCGGGGCCGCTATCGCGAACTCCATCGTGCGCGTCTGTCTGGAAGAGCGGTAG
- a CDS encoding gluconate 2-dehydrogenase subunit 3 family protein, with the protein MELTRRDALAALTGTVVAGSAGALTWDRLDENGESSERPTGETLTALAEAVYPSAVENVGEFVETYVVGRASERPEYERGVAETAALVEAYAVDWFDAPVPELAREERDQLLRQLGTQTADPDPDGTDAERVRYYIVNELQYALYTSPTGGELVGIDNPQGHGGGTESYRRGPER; encoded by the coding sequence ATGGAGCTGACGAGACGGGACGCGCTGGCGGCGCTGACGGGAACCGTCGTCGCCGGGAGCGCGGGTGCGCTCACGTGGGACCGCCTCGACGAGAACGGCGAGTCGTCGGAGCGTCCGACGGGCGAGACGCTCACCGCCCTCGCGGAGGCGGTCTACCCCTCGGCGGTCGAGAACGTCGGCGAGTTCGTCGAGACGTACGTCGTCGGCCGCGCCTCGGAGCGCCCCGAGTACGAGCGCGGTGTCGCCGAGACGGCGGCGCTCGTCGAGGCGTACGCCGTCGACTGGTTCGACGCGCCGGTTCCCGAACTGGCGCGCGAGGAGCGCGACCAACTGCTCAGGCAACTGGGCACGCAGACGGCCGACCCCGACCCCGACGGCACCGACGCCGAGCGAGTTCGATACTACATCGTCAACGAACTGCAGTACGCGCTCTACACCTCGCCGACCGGCGGCGAACTCGTCGGCATCGACAACCCGCAGGGACACGGTGGCGGCACGGAGAGCTACAGACGGGGGCCGGAGCGGTGA
- a CDS encoding GMC family oxidoreductase, which yields MSADETEESEQDRTPSDRVDVCVVGAGPAGGLVAHRLADRGHDVVVLEAGPRFDPADRLERMERAIRPIHGDDEVWEMSGPRDEFTTPGELFYPLNVARVKGVGGSTLHWQGMVMRLHESDFERRSRDGVADDWPIAYGDLRPYYAEAESALGVAGASDNPFAPPREEPHPLPAFEPSHSDSLFAEACERVGVTTHAVPNARNSEPYDDRSACVGYGTCKPVCPSGAKYTAESHVEKAEEAGARVLDRVPVQRLEHDSAGERVEAAVYATSDGEEHRQEARAFALACGGVENPRLLLLSESEQYPDGLANSSGLVGRHFMEHLFAGMGGTLERRTRQNHVGFITSESHQFYDDPGAGAEGTESSVPPSDDDLGPLKLEFLNYAGPSPVETALSAETWGDDLLPQLREGYGNHVAMGALVGQLPRAENRITLDPETTDDHGNPVPAIYWRIDDRTKRTLARANEIQRTILESLGVDIEWTVGPDNTGPAYHHMGTTRMGTDPESSVVDPQLRTHDLSNLWIPSSSAFVTSGAMNPTLTIAALALRVADDLDSRL from the coding sequence GTGAGCGCGGACGAAACAGAAGAAAGTGAGCAGGACCGGACGCCGAGCGACCGGGTCGACGTCTGCGTCGTCGGCGCGGGACCCGCGGGGGGACTCGTCGCCCACCGCCTCGCCGACCGCGGCCACGACGTGGTCGTCCTCGAAGCCGGGCCGCGGTTCGACCCGGCCGACCGCCTCGAACGGATGGAGCGGGCGATTCGACCGATTCACGGCGACGACGAGGTGTGGGAGATGAGCGGCCCGAGAGACGAGTTCACGACGCCCGGAGAGCTGTTCTACCCGCTGAACGTCGCCCGGGTGAAGGGGGTCGGCGGCTCGACGCTCCACTGGCAGGGGATGGTGATGCGTCTCCACGAGTCGGACTTCGAGCGCCGGAGTCGCGACGGCGTCGCCGACGACTGGCCGATCGCCTACGGCGACCTCCGGCCGTACTACGCCGAGGCCGAGTCCGCACTCGGCGTCGCCGGCGCGTCGGACAACCCGTTCGCGCCGCCACGGGAGGAGCCGCACCCGCTCCCCGCCTTCGAGCCGTCCCACAGCGACTCGCTGTTCGCGGAGGCCTGCGAGCGCGTCGGTGTGACGACCCACGCGGTGCCGAACGCGCGCAACTCCGAACCGTACGACGACCGCTCGGCCTGCGTCGGCTACGGGACGTGCAAACCGGTCTGTCCCTCCGGCGCGAAGTACACCGCCGAGAGCCACGTCGAGAAAGCCGAGGAAGCCGGCGCGCGCGTCCTCGACCGGGTGCCGGTCCAGCGACTCGAACACGACAGCGCGGGCGAGCGCGTCGAGGCGGCCGTCTACGCGACGTCCGACGGCGAGGAACACCGACAGGAGGCGCGGGCGTTCGCGCTCGCCTGCGGCGGCGTCGAAAATCCGCGGCTGCTGCTGCTCTCCGAGTCGGAGCAGTACCCCGACGGCCTCGCCAACTCCTCGGGACTCGTCGGCCGTCACTTCATGGAGCACCTGTTCGCGGGGATGGGCGGGACGCTCGAGCGGCGGACGCGACAGAACCACGTCGGCTTCATCACCTCCGAGAGCCACCAGTTCTACGACGACCCCGGCGCGGGCGCGGAGGGGACCGAGTCGTCGGTTCCGCCGAGCGACGACGACCTCGGCCCGCTCAAACTGGAGTTTCTCAACTACGCCGGCCCCTCGCCGGTCGAGACGGCGCTCTCGGCGGAGACGTGGGGCGACGACCTGTTGCCGCAGCTCCGCGAGGGCTACGGCAACCACGTCGCGATGGGGGCGCTCGTCGGGCAACTGCCGCGCGCGGAGAACCGAATCACGCTGGACCCCGAGACGACCGACGACCACGGGAACCCCGTCCCGGCGATTTACTGGCGTATCGACGACCGAACGAAGCGGACGCTCGCCCGCGCCAACGAGATTCAACGGACGATTCTGGAGTCGCTGGGCGTCGACATCGAGTGGACGGTCGGTCCGGACAACACCGGCCCGGCGTACCACCACATGGGGACGACCCGGATGGGGACCGACCCCGAGTCGAGCGTCGTCGACCCCCAACTCCGGACCCACGACCTCTCGAACCTCTGGATTCCGTCCTCCAGCGCGTTCGTCACGAGCGGCGCGATGAACCCGACGCTCACCATCGCCGCGCTCGCGCTGCGCGTCGCCGACGACCTCGATTCGCGGCTCTGA
- a CDS encoding DUF7550 family protein, translated as MTDQSKPSERRDVDEGQEPHQEAEDTMAGERTTAPQSAYTTGQVGTGFVVLLVGLAVVFGVPLLLA; from the coding sequence ATGACCGACCAGAGCAAGCCGAGCGAGCGACGCGACGTCGACGAGGGGCAGGAACCACACCAGGAGGCCGAGGACACGATGGCGGGCGAGCGAACGACCGCCCCGCAGAGCGCCTACACCACGGGCCAGGTCGGAACCGGCTTCGTCGTCCTCCTCGTCGGTCTCGCCGTCGTCTTCGGCGTCCCGCTGCTTCTGGCCTGA